Proteins co-encoded in one Coriobacterium glomerans PW2 genomic window:
- the dnaJ gene encoding molecular chaperone DnaJ, producing MVEKRDYYEVLGVERDADRKTIKRAFLKLARKVHPDVSDDPAAEEQFKELNEAYSVLSDDVKRANYDRFGTAEGAGGSGYVDFSDIFGGMGVDDIFSSFFGGRSASSQRGRAARRQGRDMAISLEVTLEEVARGCKKTIAYDRLAPCDDCGGTGMAEGASEQECPRCHGTGFVTTVQRSVFGQVQSSSPCPECGGEGTVLDSPCEMCDGQGRTPNHERIDVRIPAGISSGGQLRVQGMGEAGMRGAPAGDLIVSVRVRDHERFQRSGDDLVCEIEVSMVQAALGCTVEVAGIMPDETIPFEIAAGTQHGELVIVEGLGMPRMSGGGRGRSAAQVRVLVPRELPDEARALLARYAALMGESVESDSISAAAQDAAAASEAELAEHDKPSKSVVDRIRDAIDDVLE from the coding sequence GTGGTGGAAAAAAGGGATTACTATGAGGTTCTGGGCGTCGAGCGCGATGCCGATCGCAAGACGATCAAGCGAGCGTTTCTGAAGCTTGCGCGCAAGGTGCATCCCGACGTTTCGGATGACCCCGCTGCCGAGGAGCAGTTCAAGGAACTCAACGAGGCCTACTCGGTTCTGTCCGATGATGTGAAGCGCGCGAACTACGATCGCTTCGGCACCGCCGAGGGCGCAGGTGGCTCCGGATACGTCGATTTCAGCGACATCTTCGGCGGCATGGGCGTCGATGACATATTCTCATCGTTCTTCGGCGGCAGGTCGGCCTCATCGCAGCGCGGTCGCGCCGCGCGTCGGCAGGGACGCGATATGGCGATCTCGTTGGAGGTCACGCTCGAGGAGGTCGCGCGCGGTTGCAAGAAGACCATCGCGTATGACCGCTTGGCGCCCTGCGATGACTGCGGCGGCACGGGGATGGCGGAAGGCGCCAGCGAGCAGGAGTGCCCGCGGTGCCACGGCACCGGTTTTGTCACGACGGTGCAGCGCTCGGTTTTCGGTCAGGTGCAGTCCTCGTCGCCGTGCCCGGAGTGCGGCGGGGAGGGCACGGTCTTGGACAGCCCCTGCGAGATGTGCGACGGTCAGGGCCGCACGCCGAACCACGAGCGCATCGACGTCCGGATCCCGGCCGGCATCTCCTCCGGTGGCCAGCTGCGCGTCCAGGGTATGGGTGAGGCCGGAATGCGCGGTGCCCCTGCGGGCGATCTGATCGTGAGCGTGCGGGTTCGGGACCATGAGCGCTTTCAGCGCTCGGGGGACGATCTGGTCTGCGAGATCGAAGTTTCCATGGTGCAGGCCGCACTCGGTTGCACGGTCGAGGTCGCCGGGATCATGCCCGACGAGACCATCCCCTTCGAGATCGCCGCCGGCACGCAGCACGGCGAGCTCGTGATAGTCGAGGGGCTCGGCATGCCCCGCATGTCCGGTGGGGGCCGCGGCCGCAGCGCTGCGCAGGTGCGCGTGCTGGTCCCCCGCGAGCTGCCCGATGAGGCTCGTGCGCTTCTCGCGCGATACGCCGCTCTCATGGGAGAGAGCGTGGAGAGCGATTCCATCTCCGCTGCCGCGCAGGATGCGGCCGCCGCGTCGGAGGCGGAGCTCGCCGAGCACGACAAGCCCTCAAAATCTGTCGTCGATCGCATTCGCGACGCGATCGACGATGTTCTCGAGTAG
- a CDS encoding MiaB/RimO family radical SAM methylthiotransferase, with amino-acid sequence MGCSSSGVPRARVVNIGCRVNRVESDRIEAELARAGFALDETGEADLIIINTCAVTGEAEAKTRKAVRRALVASPSARVIATGCSVNLNASALAALSDRVIVEPVKERVCARAAQAAAVLGAAPCAPSAVGSVRGTRARVGVKVQDGCNRRCSYCIVWRARGPERSVPVAAVTGRVRELAAAGVAEVVLTGVNLGAWAGSGRAGGTADIADLLEAVLGETDIARVRLSSIEPMDVSGRLLAVMAHSSRRVAPYLHLPLQSGCSATLRRMGRPYSAQDFAELARRSRRSIAGVALSCDIIAGFPGETDEEFEASFELCARIGFSRMHVFRYSARPGTPAAAASGRIEPAVAAGRARRLRALAAEMTDADARSRIGTREIAVVERARRARLGSYHPILIDGPLFDQRLGGRRDAAPIAIADVDIVDIDENGMLHGRIANIPAEGHS; translated from the coding sequence ATGGGTTGTTCCTCATCTGGTGTCCCGCGCGCCCGTGTCGTCAATATCGGCTGCCGGGTGAACCGCGTCGAGTCCGATCGCATCGAGGCGGAGCTTGCGCGCGCGGGGTTCGCCCTCGATGAGACGGGGGAGGCTGATCTCATCATCATCAACACCTGCGCGGTCACCGGCGAGGCGGAAGCCAAGACGCGCAAGGCGGTGCGGCGCGCCCTCGTGGCTTCGCCCTCGGCGCGCGTGATCGCGACCGGCTGCTCGGTGAATCTGAACGCCTCGGCGCTCGCCGCGCTATCCGACCGCGTGATCGTCGAGCCCGTCAAGGAGCGCGTCTGCGCCCGCGCGGCGCAGGCCGCCGCGGTTCTCGGTGCGGCGCCCTGTGCGCCCTCGGCGGTCGGCTCTGTTCGCGGGACGCGTGCTCGTGTCGGCGTCAAGGTGCAAGACGGCTGCAACAGGCGCTGCTCCTACTGCATCGTATGGCGCGCGCGCGGACCGGAGCGCTCGGTTCCCGTCGCCGCGGTCACTGGTCGCGTGCGCGAGCTCGCAGCCGCCGGCGTCGCCGAGGTCGTGCTCACCGGTGTGAATCTGGGGGCTTGGGCCGGGTCGGGTCGAGCCGGCGGCACCGCGGACATCGCCGATCTGCTCGAGGCCGTGCTGGGAGAGACGGACATAGCTCGCGTGAGGCTGTCCTCGATAGAGCCGATGGATGTCTCCGGGCGGCTTCTTGCCGTCATGGCGCACTCGTCGCGACGGGTCGCGCCCTATCTGCATCTGCCTCTTCAATCGGGTTGCAGCGCGACCCTGCGGCGCATGGGGCGTCCCTATTCGGCGCAAGATTTCGCTGAGCTTGCAAGGCGGTCTCGTCGATCCATCGCAGGCGTCGCGCTGTCCTGCGACATCATCGCGGGCTTTCCCGGCGAGACCGATGAGGAGTTCGAGGCGTCGTTCGAGCTGTGCGCGCGCATCGGGTTCTCGCGGATGCACGTGTTTCGCTACAGCGCTCGTCCGGGTACCCCGGCTGCCGCCGCATCCGGTCGCATCGAACCCGCGGTTGCAGCCGGCCGCGCTCGTCGGCTGCGCGCTCTCGCAGCGGAGATGACAGACGCCGACGCCCGCTCGCGCATCGGCACGCGTGAGATCGCCGTCGTGGAGCGCGCTCGTCGGGCTCGGCTCGGCTCCTACCACCCCATCCTCATCGATGGTCCGCTCTTCGATCAGCGTCTCGGCGGACGTCGGGACGCAGCTCCGATCGCGATCGCAGACGTCGACATCGTCGATATCGATGAGAACGGGATGCTGCACGGGCGGATCGCGAACATTCCGGCGGAAGGTCATTCATGA
- the dusB gene encoding tRNA dihydrouridine synthase DusB: MTEVRAVFPPSALGEAPFLLAPMAGVTDAAYRIMCRRHGAVLAYSEMVSVAGLAFASARTIELAEPHAEEPQLSVQLFGSKPAQFAAAVEMIQQRVGERLSLVDINMACPVRKVVSKGEGAALMDKPDLAARIVRACVSVARVPVTAKIRIGTRSGTRTAPELARRLEQEGLAAVAVHGRTAAQLYRGRADWSIIDEVACGVTIPVIGSGDVLTAEAAVAMLRDTAASAVMIARGSYGEPWIFEDAASIARGNAPRPRSRLSRLAALREHLALARDHAPHMSRARTFSAWYLKGMPNAAAWRARLVRCGDYDAFCALIDEIENDVVSEAREEPR; the protein is encoded by the coding sequence ATGACTGAGGTGCGCGCGGTGTTTCCCCCATCCGCGCTCGGGGAGGCTCCCTTCCTGCTCGCGCCTATGGCCGGGGTGACCGATGCCGCCTATCGCATCATGTGTCGCCGTCACGGTGCCGTACTCGCCTACAGCGAGATGGTCAGCGTCGCCGGTCTCGCCTTCGCGAGCGCGCGCACCATCGAGCTCGCCGAACCTCATGCGGAGGAGCCCCAGCTCTCGGTTCAGCTCTTCGGTTCCAAGCCGGCGCAGTTTGCTGCCGCCGTCGAGATGATCCAGCAACGGGTGGGCGAACGTCTCTCGCTTGTCGATATCAACATGGCGTGTCCGGTGCGCAAGGTCGTCTCAAAGGGTGAGGGCGCTGCTCTCATGGACAAGCCCGATCTGGCGGCGCGCATCGTGCGCGCCTGCGTCTCCGTGGCGCGCGTGCCCGTGACGGCAAAGATCAGGATCGGCACGCGCTCGGGGACCCGCACGGCTCCCGAGCTCGCTCGACGCTTGGAACAGGAGGGTCTTGCGGCTGTTGCCGTGCACGGACGGACGGCCGCTCAGCTCTACCGCGGTCGCGCCGACTGGTCGATCATAGATGAGGTCGCCTGCGGGGTGACGATCCCGGTCATCGGCTCCGGTGACGTCCTCACCGCCGAGGCCGCGGTCGCGATGCTGCGCGATACCGCTGCGAGCGCGGTCATGATCGCTCGGGGCAGCTATGGTGAGCCCTGGATCTTCGAGGATGCCGCCTCGATCGCGCGCGGGAACGCGCCCCGGCCCCGCTCGCGTCTCAGCCGTCTGGCCGCGCTTCGCGAGCATCTGGCTCTCGCGCGCGATCATGCGCCGCATATGTCGCGCGCTCGGACGTTCTCCGCATGGTATCTCAAGGGCATGCCGAACGCGGCCGCATGGCGGGCCCGGCTCGTGCGCTGCGGGGATTACGATGCGTTCTGCGCGCTGATCGACGAGATCGAGAACGACGTCGTCTCCGAAGCGCGGGAGGAGCCGCGCTGA
- the rpsT gene encoding 30S ribosomal protein S20, with product MANIKSQKKRIRTNERARMRNRSVRSELKTLIKHVHMAVEEQDSEAAKTAATVAYKRLDMAAAKGIIHKNQAANRKSGVQRLVNTIR from the coding sequence GTGGCGAACATCAAGTCTCAGAAGAAGCGTATCCGCACCAACGAGCGCGCTCGCATGCGCAACCGCTCGGTGCGCTCCGAATTGAAGACCCTCATCAAGCATGTCCACATGGCAGTGGAGGAGCAGGACAGCGAGGCTGCGAAGACCGCTGCAACCGTTGCCTACAAGCGCCTCGATATGGCAGCCGCCAAGGGGATCATCCACAAGAACCAAGCTGCCAACCGCAAGTCGGGCGTTCAGCGTCTTGTCAACACCATCCGATAG
- a CDS encoding diacylglycerol kinase family protein, which produces MIPGSDKDHLSFAKSLRYALMGVVTAVVTERNIKIQIAAAALAVALGLIVRLDYVCWALIAVSIGVVIFAELANTAMETIVDLATQEMDPLAKRAKDIAAASVLVLSLTAGVVGVLVFAHAFGVL; this is translated from the coding sequence GTGATACCGGGCTCTGACAAGGATCATCTCTCATTTGCCAAATCTCTGCGCTATGCGCTCATGGGTGTCGTGACAGCAGTTGTCACGGAGCGCAACATCAAGATCCAGATCGCCGCCGCCGCGCTCGCCGTCGCACTCGGTCTGATCGTCCGTCTCGACTATGTGTGCTGGGCGCTCATCGCGGTCTCGATCGGAGTCGTGATCTTCGCGGAGCTGGCGAATACGGCGATGGAGACGATCGTCGATTTGGCGACACAGGAGATGGATCCCCTCGCGAAACGAGCCAAGGACATCGCCGCCGCGAGCGTGCTCGTCTTGTCGCTCACCGCCGGTGTCGTGGGCGTTCTCGTGTTCGCCCACGCTTTCGGCGTCCTGTAG
- a CDS encoding coproporphyrinogen-III oxidase family protein — protein sequence MGVHALYVHMPFCRSRCPYCDFFSCALGARGSDAQAGAYLDMVCARIDELGSIGVLDHLRCGYIGGGTPSLFGPALAGAVARIRRWCEPVEITCEANPESCTASFCSAIARAGATRISLGVQSLIDEELAVMGRIHTRERALCAIEIARATGMSVSCDLMCGLPGQTADSWERTLLDVIEAAPDHISVYPLSIEPGTPFERRCARDAHLVPDEDLQADLMIAARAMLREAGFEPYEVASYARSGHACLHNIAYWTAKSYAAIGPSAAAMFSVDEFTRYREAFPGVEPGPRAARVRLRQRDARGRSFEAEFLDERETVAEDLMLGMRMSAGIGAGLLDRARTTLGDAALTRALESALEGGLASWSRVGRDERLVPTERGWLFGNELYGLMWDLAADG from the coding sequence ATGGGTGTCCACGCGCTGTACGTGCACATGCCCTTTTGCCGCAGCCGTTGCCCGTACTGCGACTTCTTCTCCTGCGCACTGGGTGCTCGAGGATCTGACGCGCAGGCAGGAGCCTATCTTGACATGGTTTGCGCGCGCATCGACGAGCTGGGTTCGATCGGGGTTCTCGATCATCTTCGGTGCGGCTATATCGGCGGGGGGACCCCCTCTCTTTTCGGGCCCGCTCTAGCCGGTGCGGTCGCGCGCATCCGCCGCTGGTGCGAGCCGGTCGAGATCACCTGCGAGGCGAATCCAGAGTCGTGCACGGCAAGCTTCTGCTCCGCGATAGCGCGCGCCGGCGCCACGCGCATCTCTCTGGGCGTTCAGAGCCTCATAGATGAGGAGCTGGCCGTGATGGGCCGCATCCACACGCGTGAGCGCGCGCTATGCGCCATCGAGATCGCGCGCGCGACGGGCATGTCTGTCTCATGCGATCTCATGTGCGGTCTGCCGGGGCAGACCGCTGACAGCTGGGAGCGCACGCTGCTGGACGTGATCGAGGCCGCACCCGATCATATCTCGGTGTATCCGCTCTCGATTGAGCCCGGAACGCCCTTCGAGCGCCGTTGCGCGCGCGACGCGCATCTCGTTCCCGATGAGGATCTGCAGGCGGATCTCATGATCGCTGCGCGCGCGATGCTCCGCGAAGCGGGCTTTGAGCCCTACGAGGTCGCCAGCTATGCCAGATCCGGACATGCATGCCTGCACAATATCGCGTACTGGACCGCAAAAAGCTATGCGGCCATCGGACCATCGGCGGCAGCCATGTTCTCGGTAGATGAGTTCACCCGATATCGCGAGGCGTTTCCCGGAGTCGAGCCGGGGCCGCGAGCGGCGCGCGTGCGCCTGCGTCAGCGGGATGCTCGCGGGAGGAGCTTTGAAGCTGAATTTCTGGATGAGCGCGAGACCGTCGCCGAGGATCTCATGCTCGGGATGCGGATGAGCGCGGGCATAGGAGCAGGTCTGCTGGACCGCGCGCGAACGACGTTGGGTGACGCCGCGCTCACGCGAGCGCTCGAGTCTGCGCTCGAGGGAGGCCTCGCGTCGTGGTCGCGCGTCGGCCGGGATGAGCGCCTCGTGCCGACCGAGCGGGGGTGGCTGTTCGGCAACGAGCTCTACGGCTTGATGTGGGATCTGGCGGCTGATGGCTAG
- the ybeY gene encoding rRNA maturation RNase YbeY, which produces MLISSDEGLEAPIGEDEIMRIAAFVLEREGIEIPVELSVSFVGASEMRDLNRSWRGIDEPTDVLSFECDRPDSKDSLAGRPGCEQPLELGDVILAPEIIAAQATGFKNTAADECRLMLVHGLLHLLGWDHIAEEDAEAMEAREDELLRGLGRQRDARRPIAIAPTTRHPRRTETEGSSCDTGL; this is translated from the coding sequence GTGCTCATCAGTAGCGACGAGGGCCTCGAAGCGCCTATCGGCGAGGACGAGATCATGCGCATCGCTGCGTTCGTGCTGGAGCGCGAGGGGATCGAGATCCCCGTCGAGCTCTCCGTCTCATTCGTGGGCGCCTCCGAGATGCGCGACCTCAACCGCTCATGGCGCGGGATCGACGAGCCCACCGATGTGCTCTCTTTCGAGTGCGATCGCCCTGACTCAAAAGACTCGCTCGCTGGCCGACCGGGCTGCGAGCAGCCCCTCGAGCTGGGTGATGTCATACTCGCTCCTGAGATCATCGCGGCTCAGGCGACGGGATTCAAAAACACAGCGGCCGACGAGTGCCGGCTCATGCTCGTACACGGTCTGCTGCATCTGCTGGGCTGGGACCACATCGCCGAAGAGGATGCCGAGGCGATGGAAGCGCGCGAGGACGAGCTGCTGCGCGGGCTGGGACGGCAGCGCGATGCGCGGCGCCCGATCGCGATCGCACCGACAACCCGACATCCACGAAGGACCGAGACGGAGGGGAGCAGCTGTGATACCGGGCTCTGA
- the lepA gene encoding translation elongation factor 4, with protein MNKPDSSYIRNFSIIAHIDHGKSTIADRILECTHTIAERDMAQQVLDSMDIERERGITIKSNAVRVMYAADDGQTYQFNLIDTPGHVDFAYEVSRSLAACEGAVLVVDATQGVEAQTVSNALLAMNAGLSIIPAINKIDLPSADVARTRSEIEEGLAIPAEDSVSVSGKTGEGIHDLLEQIVRAVPAPTGERDAPPKALIFDSYFDSYRGVVTLVRIMDGAFSVHDRVRLMASADVFEIEDLGVRRPKETPLARLDVGEVGYIVTGLKDPSRVRVGDTLTLDRNPAEVPCPGYREVKPMVFTGLFPIDNDQYENLRDALDRLRLNDPSIAYAPETSAALGFGFRVGFLGLLHLEVVKERLEREFDLDLIATSPSVDYRVHTTKGEVLDITSPQDMPDAGRIAHIEEPRLKVKVIAPPDFVGAIMELTIDHRGSFKDMVYLSPTTVEMHWEMPLSELIMDYFDQLKSRTKGYASLDYEFFRYEPSDLLKLDVLLAGTPVDALSFIVHRDKAYARGRILCDRLKEIIPRQLFEVPIQAAAGGRIIARSTVRARRKDVLAKCYGGDISRKRKLLEKQKQGKKRMKAIGSVEVPQEAFMAILKVDD; from the coding sequence ATGAACAAGCCAGACAGCTCATACATCAGAAACTTCTCCATCATCGCGCACATCGATCACGGCAAGTCCACCATCGCGGACCGCATCTTGGAGTGCACGCACACCATCGCTGAACGCGACATGGCCCAGCAGGTGCTCGACTCGATGGACATCGAGCGCGAGCGCGGCATCACCATCAAGAGCAACGCCGTGCGCGTGATGTATGCCGCCGATGACGGACAGACCTATCAATTCAACCTTATTGACACTCCTGGGCACGTGGACTTCGCCTATGAGGTTTCCCGCTCGCTTGCCGCCTGCGAGGGCGCGGTGCTCGTCGTGGACGCCACACAAGGCGTCGAAGCGCAGACGGTCTCCAACGCTCTTCTGGCGATGAACGCCGGACTCTCGATTATTCCCGCCATCAACAAGATCGATCTTCCCTCCGCCGATGTCGCCCGTACGAGATCGGAGATCGAGGAGGGGCTTGCGATACCAGCGGAGGATTCGGTAAGCGTCTCGGGCAAGACCGGAGAGGGCATACACGATCTGCTCGAGCAGATCGTGCGAGCGGTGCCGGCGCCGACCGGTGAGCGGGACGCCCCCCCGAAGGCGCTCATCTTCGACAGCTATTTCGATTCCTACCGCGGCGTCGTCACGCTCGTGCGCATCATGGACGGTGCGTTCTCCGTGCACGATCGCGTGCGCCTCATGGCGAGCGCCGATGTGTTCGAGATCGAGGACCTCGGTGTTCGCCGGCCCAAGGAGACACCGCTCGCGCGCCTCGACGTCGGCGAGGTGGGCTATATCGTGACCGGTCTCAAGGACCCCTCTCGCGTGCGTGTCGGGGACACCTTGACACTGGATCGCAACCCCGCCGAAGTGCCTTGTCCGGGGTATCGCGAGGTGAAGCCGATGGTGTTCACAGGATTGTTCCCCATCGACAACGATCAGTACGAGAACTTGCGTGACGCTCTTGACAGACTGCGTCTGAATGATCCCTCGATCGCATATGCGCCCGAGACGAGCGCCGCGCTCGGTTTCGGGTTCCGCGTGGGGTTTTTGGGCTTGCTCCATCTCGAGGTCGTAAAGGAGCGCCTCGAGCGAGAGTTCGATCTTGATCTGATCGCGACGAGTCCCTCGGTGGATTACCGCGTGCATACCACGAAAGGTGAGGTTCTCGATATCACCAGCCCGCAGGACATGCCCGATGCCGGCCGCATCGCTCATATCGAGGAACCCCGCCTCAAGGTGAAGGTCATCGCGCCACCGGACTTCGTGGGTGCGATCATGGAACTCACCATCGACCATCGCGGCTCGTTCAAGGACATGGTCTACCTTTCTCCCACCACGGTCGAGATGCATTGGGAGATGCCGCTCTCGGAGCTGATCATGGATTATTTCGATCAGCTCAAGAGCCGAACAAAGGGATACGCTTCGCTTGATTACGAGTTCTTCCGCTATGAGCCCTCCGATTTGCTGAAGCTCGACGTTCTGCTCGCCGGCACGCCGGTTGACGCGCTGTCCTTTATCGTGCATCGCGACAAGGCCTATGCAAGAGGAAGGATCCTGTGCGATCGCCTGAAGGAGATCATTCCGCGTCAGCTGTTCGAAGTGCCCATCCAAGCTGCCGCAGGCGGGCGAATCATCGCGCGCTCTACGGTCAGGGCGAGGCGCAAGGACGTGCTCGCAAAGTGCTACGGCGGCGACATCTCCCGGAAGCGCAAGCTGCTCGAGAAGCAGAAGCAGGGGAAGAAGCGCATGAAGGCGATCGGATCGGTCGAGGTCCCGCAGGAGGCGTTCATGGCGATTCTGAAGGTCGATGACTGA
- a CDS encoding DnaJ domain-containing protein has product MAMMNEKDYYAILGVSKDADAKEIQKAFQQKARKLHPDINKAPDAEERFKEVSEAYAVLSDDAKRARYDAMRSGGPFAGYQGAPRPGPAGGAQTPGGFPFDGFPFGGSWGPAHRSAAAYNPETGADVVIDIDLNAQQARDGARKGVRYRRYETCEQCSGTGSISSESAHACPSCGGTGSIDVDMSFLFGGGRLQMVCPECGGTGRVVADPCPRCDGTGRRAVVSEAVIGFAAGTHDGDVVRMRGMGHAGTNGAPGGDLVGRAHVAAERLEGRARTGFYLAGFCAPFLVSLLITGMTMAMTTLCAVPFALGVLMVVSDDVLHRSVLWWRRGAVQFANGFGNGVFFAVLLAGFSRCSQSMTGPSYRMM; this is encoded by the coding sequence ATGGCAATGATGAACGAAAAGGACTATTACGCGATCCTAGGCGTTTCCAAGGACGCCGATGCGAAAGAGATTCAGAAGGCCTTCCAGCAGAAGGCCCGCAAGCTTCATCCGGACATCAACAAGGCTCCTGACGCCGAGGAGCGCTTCAAAGAGGTATCAGAGGCCTACGCCGTCCTATCCGATGACGCGAAGCGCGCACGTTACGATGCGATGCGTTCCGGGGGGCCATTCGCCGGCTATCAGGGCGCGCCGCGGCCCGGGCCAGCCGGAGGCGCCCAGACGCCGGGGGGCTTCCCGTTCGATGGCTTCCCGTTCGGTGGCTCATGGGGGCCCGCTCACCGATCAGCCGCCGCGTACAATCCAGAGACCGGCGCGGACGTGGTCATCGATATCGATCTCAATGCGCAGCAGGCAAGGGACGGCGCGCGCAAAGGTGTCAGGTACCGGCGCTATGAGACGTGCGAGCAATGCTCCGGCACGGGCTCGATCTCGAGCGAATCGGCCCATGCCTGCCCGAGCTGCGGCGGCACCGGATCGATCGATGTCGACATGTCGTTTCTGTTCGGTGGCGGCAGGCTTCAGATGGTGTGTCCCGAGTGCGGCGGCACCGGCAGGGTCGTCGCGGATCCGTGTCCGAGGTGCGACGGCACCGGCAGGCGAGCCGTGGTCTCAGAGGCGGTGATCGGCTTTGCAGCCGGTACGCACGATGGCGATGTCGTCCGGATGCGGGGTATGGGCCATGCCGGCACGAACGGTGCGCCCGGCGGCGATCTCGTGGGTCGCGCGCACGTGGCCGCCGAGCGGCTCGAGGGACGGGCGCGGACCGGCTTCTACCTCGCGGGATTCTGCGCCCCGTTTCTCGTGTCCCTGCTCATCACCGGTATGACGATGGCCATGACGACCCTGTGCGCGGTACCCTTCGCCTTGGGCGTTCTCATGGTCGTTAGCGATGATGTTCTGCACCGCTCTGTGCTGTGGTGGCGTCGCGGTGCCGTCCAGTTTGCGAACGGCTTCGGGAACGGGGTGTTCTTCGCGGTGCTTCTAGCGGGTTTCAGCCGTTGCTCGCAAAGCATGACCGGGCCTTCGTATCGGATGATGTAG
- the holA gene encoding DNA polymerase III subunit delta, producing MAEKRLLPGYLIIGADEVKRDIAVGRLKARLEMDGMADFNLDERDMTKEQDVDSLISSLNTFPMDAPFRLVILYGCDRLAKPMSEMLVDYFGDPAPTTVCLVIATSLSRSTRLHKAVSALGAQALIDCATKKRWELPGQVQSMMRRHGKTMTRQAAEELVGRSGLSTRMLDNELKKLARMTEAPEIGVADVERLVMRTAEVQPWDLLDALSARDIARSIELYQLMPSNSDIRLYALIAGRLRELICAKALDARGHPRDLARELGVQAWQVKNHIRWSRGFAMIELLDALRAAVRVELALKGSRDSRTALLRWIAQIAGEAASS from the coding sequence ATGGCTGAGAAGCGCCTGCTTCCGGGTTATCTCATCATCGGTGCCGATGAGGTCAAGCGCGACATCGCAGTCGGTCGGCTGAAGGCCCGCTTGGAGATGGACGGCATGGCCGATTTCAACCTCGATGAACGCGATATGACCAAGGAGCAAGACGTTGACAGCCTGATCTCATCTCTCAACACGTTTCCCATGGACGCCCCGTTTCGCTTGGTGATCTTATACGGCTGCGATAGGCTCGCGAAACCCATGAGCGAGATGCTGGTGGACTACTTCGGCGATCCCGCTCCCACGACGGTCTGTCTCGTGATCGCCACCTCCCTGTCCAGAAGCACGCGCCTGCACAAGGCGGTGTCGGCGCTCGGCGCGCAGGCGCTCATAGACTGCGCGACAAAGAAGCGCTGGGAGCTTCCCGGTCAGGTCCAGAGCATGATGAGGCGTCACGGAAAGACGATGACGAGGCAGGCCGCCGAGGAACTCGTCGGGCGCTCGGGGCTGAGCACGCGGATGCTCGACAACGAGCTCAAGAAGCTCGCGAGGATGACCGAGGCTCCCGAGATCGGAGTCGCTGATGTCGAGCGTCTCGTCATGCGGACCGCGGAGGTGCAGCCATGGGATCTGCTCGACGCGCTGAGCGCTCGCGATATCGCGCGCTCGATCGAGCTGTACCAGCTGATGCCCTCGAACAGCGACATCAGGCTCTATGCTCTCATAGCCGGTCGCTTGCGCGAGCTCATCTGCGCCAAGGCGCTCGATGCCCGCGGGCATCCACGCGATCTCGCGCGTGAGCTCGGCGTTCAGGCCTGGCAGGTGAAAAACCATATTCGCTGGTCTCGAGGGTTCGCGATGATCGAGCTGCTGGACGCCTTGCGCGCGGCTGTGCGCGTCGAGCTCGCACTCAAGGGCTCGCGCGATTCGCGAACGGCGCTGCTGCGCTGGATCGCGCAGATCGCGGGGGAGGCCGCCTCTTCCTAG